One genomic segment of Candidatus Zixiibacteriota bacterium includes these proteins:
- a CDS encoding AMP-binding protein, producing MTEMKPINKLNLPQMLAQSRLKYGSRTVMREHDGKKFNEITYDGFYHMVMQAASALRQAGIQPHDKVAILSENRPAWGASYFASLFLEAANVPLDALQKISEWSFILNSSEAKAVVVSSKFYPDIEPLIDRIKTLNAVICMDEYNGSTDYLFADEKPEVIEVPATDIDELAAIIFTSGTTGLAKGVMLSHGNITGDIHGVLKIVNMYPEDNFISILPIHHTFECTCGFLGPLSSGSSITYARGLASKQIVGDIKNTKATILVGVPLVFEKMFAGLTRAISKKPPFTRAVFKTIYNLTRFLKKSINVETGGRLFSGLREKAGMSSLRLMVSGGAPLSPDIAEAFNFLGFRLIQGYGLTESAPVLTVNPPDKYINNSIGVAVPGAQIKIVDINKQNIGEIIVKGPMIMKGYFKNIKATDEVLRDGWLYTGDLGRVDDNGYYYITGRKKNLIVTPGGKNVYPEEIEFILNKSPYILESLILGQPIESSGGGEEIKAVIVPDLEYFSERAVEKGITLDEENIEKTVKLEVAKQSEQLANYKRVKYIVIRDEDFEKTSTRKIKRYLYKHKAMTVMSPNKRGKLQ from the coding sequence GAAATGAAGCCAATAAACAAGTTGAATCTTCCCCAAATGCTTGCTCAGAGCCGGCTGAAATACGGTTCCCGAACGGTAATGAGGGAGCATGATGGTAAAAAGTTTAATGAAATTACCTATGATGGCTTTTATCATATGGTTATGCAGGCAGCTTCAGCTCTTCGCCAAGCCGGCATCCAGCCCCATGATAAAGTTGCGATTCTGTCTGAAAACCGTCCGGCATGGGGAGCCTCTTATTTTGCCTCTCTTTTTTTAGAGGCAGCAAATGTTCCTCTTGATGCTTTGCAGAAAATATCCGAATGGAGCTTTATATTAAACAGCTCGGAAGCTAAAGCTGTGGTTGTCTCAAGCAAATTCTATCCTGATATTGAACCCCTGATTGATAGAATCAAAACGCTAAATGCCGTTATCTGCATGGATGAATACAATGGTTCTACCGACTATCTGTTTGCGGATGAAAAACCGGAGGTTATAGAAGTTCCGGCAACCGATATAGACGAGTTAGCGGCGATAATTTTCACCTCCGGCACAACCGGCCTGGCTAAGGGCGTGATGCTTTCCCACGGCAATATCACCGGCGATATACATGGCGTACTTAAAATAGTAAACATGTATCCTGAAGACAACTTCATTTCCATTCTGCCTATTCATCATACATTTGAATGCACTTGCGGTTTTTTGGGACCATTAAGCAGCGGTTCGTCCATAACTTATGCCAGAGGTTTAGCCTCCAAGCAGATTGTGGGGGACATTAAAAATACTAAAGCTACAATTTTGGTGGGAGTGCCGCTTGTATTCGAGAAAATGTTTGCCGGTTTAACCAGAGCCATATCTAAAAAGCCGCCTTTTACCAGAGCAGTTTTTAAGACCATCTATAATCTAACCAGATTTCTGAAGAAATCCATCAATGTGGAAACCGGCGGACGGCTGTTTAGCGGTTTGCGCGAGAAAGCCGGTATGTCATCACTGAGATTAATGGTGTCCGGCGGCGCGCCGCTGTCTCCGGATATTGCCGAAGCTTTTAACTTCCTTGGCTTTCGACTTATTCAGGGATACGGACTTACCGAATCAGCGCCGGTGCTTACGGTAAATCCGCCCGATAAATATATTAATAATTCGATTGGAGTTGCTGTTCCCGGAGCGCAGATTAAAATAGTCGATATTAACAAACAGAATATCGGCGAAATAATAGTTAAGGGGCCTATGATAATGAAAGGCTATTTTAAAAATATTAAAGCAACGGATGAGGTCTTAAGGGATGGTTGGCTTTATACCGGCGATTTGGGCCGCGTCGATGACAATGGTTACTATTACATTACAGGCAGAAAAAAGAATTTAATCGTAACGCCGGGCGGTAAAAATGTTTACCCTGAAGAAATTGAATTTATCCTCAATAAATCCCCCTATATTCTGGAGTCGCTAATTTTGGGACAGCCTATCGAATCATCCGGCGGGGGAGAGGAAATCAAGGCTGTAATTGTGCCCGATCTTGAATACTTTAGCGAACGGGCAGTTGAAAAAGGCATTACTTTAGATGAAGAGAATATTGAGAAGACTGTTAAACTCGAAGTTGCCAAACAATCAGAACAATTAGCCAATTATAAACGTGTAAAGTATATTGTCATTCGGGATGAAGATTTTGAGAAAACATCAACCAGAAAAATTAAAAGATATTTGTATAAACATAAAGCAATGACGGTTATGTCTCCCAACAAGAGAGGTAAGCTACAATGA
- a CDS encoding SPOR domain-containing protein: MANINNISKLILVLLIIWAGCAPRAPRSDINKDKRTDAENRFEPLGFIGDDEIITGKNKQTDMPETEEPTDSSAKPALITGSSFDSTGIAEIEQTVIIFRVQIFASKSFDEAQEFATEIEPLFPEGVFVEYQVPYYKVRIGEFYDSDEGESFLNEVKDLGFKKAWLVRVIQ, from the coding sequence ATGGCAAATATCAACAATATCTCTAAGCTGATACTCGTCTTGCTAATTATCTGGGCTGGTTGTGCTCCCAGAGCACCCCGTTCAGATATTAACAAAGATAAACGCACCGATGCCGAAAATCGTTTCGAGCCGCTTGGTTTTATTGGCGATGATGAAATAATCACCGGCAAGAACAAACAAACGGATATGCCCGAAACCGAAGAACCGACTGATTCTTCCGCAAAACCCGCATTAATTACAGGTTCATCTTTTGATTCGACCGGAATTGCTGAAATCGAACAGACGGTTATAATATTCAGAGTTCAAATATTTGCTTCGAAATCGTTTGATGAGGCGCAGGAATTCGCCACTGAAATCGAGCCGCTTTTCCCCGAAGGAGTTTTTGTAGAATACCAAGTTCCGTATTACAAAGTCAGAATTGGCGAATTCTATGATTCCGATGAGGGAGAGAGTTTTCTCAACGAGGTTAAAGACTTGGGGTTTAAAAAAGCTTGGTTAGTGCGAGTTATACAATGA
- a CDS encoding NTP transferase domain-containing protein, with protein MNYGIILAGGKGERFWPLSTRKTPKQLLKLTSNKIMLEETIDRLEGFIPLDRVLVVTGADLEEKILNSVKKLSKNNLLLEPQGKNTCLALALAAVHIQIKDPDGVMVVLSSDHIIEPKEQMIKIIAAAANVAAKEEKLITIGITPTRPETGYGYIEMGSGYSVVNDISFYEVSGFKEKPERPKAHEYYLDRKHLWNSGMFVWSIKAFLKAIKQYMPNIHACLQTYISDIEISDGGNEEPLKCLYRDCSSISVDFAILEKADNVLCAKADIKWDDVGSWLAMQRIHATDKMNNIIIGNVLLDSTYESTVINDSDDELIVGYGIADLVVVKTDRVIMVAHKSKVNDIKELLNKLEQDGKYQQYL; from the coding sequence ATGAATTATGGAATTATATTAGCCGGCGGCAAAGGGGAACGATTTTGGCCGCTTTCGACAAGAAAAACCCCAAAACAGTTGTTAAAACTTACTTCCAATAAAATCATGCTTGAGGAAACTATTGACCGCCTCGAGGGTTTTATTCCGCTTGATAGAGTCTTAGTGGTTACCGGCGCCGATCTTGAGGAAAAAATATTAAACTCAGTTAAAAAACTCAGCAAAAACAACTTATTGCTGGAGCCTCAGGGTAAAAATACATGTTTAGCCTTAGCTCTGGCGGCTGTTCATATCCAGATAAAAGACCCGGATGGCGTTATGGTTGTGCTTTCCTCAGATCATATAATTGAACCAAAAGAACAAATGATAAAAATCATTGCCGCCGCCGCTAATGTTGCCGCTAAAGAAGAAAAATTAATCACCATAGGCATTACGCCAACTCGCCCCGAAACAGGCTATGGTTATATCGAGATGGGGTCTGGCTACTCAGTAGTCAATGACATAAGTTTTTATGAGGTTTCGGGATTCAAAGAAAAACCGGAAAGACCGAAAGCTCATGAATATTACCTCGACCGCAAACATCTTTGGAACTCAGGCATGTTTGTCTGGAGCATTAAAGCATTTCTTAAAGCCATAAAACAGTACATGCCGAATATCCATGCTTGCCTTCAAACTTATATCTCTGATATTGAAATTTCGGATGGGGGAAATGAGGAACCGCTTAAATGTCTCTATCGCGATTGCAGCAGTATTTCAGTTGATTTTGCCATATTGGAGAAAGCCGACAATGTCCTGTGCGCCAAAGCGGATATTAAATGGGATGATGTAGGTTCATGGCTGGCGATGCAGCGAATTCATGCGACCGATAAGATGAATAATATCATTATAGGCAATGTGCTTTTGGATTCAACCTATGAAAGTACTGTGATTAATGATAGTGATGATGAATTGATTGTCGGATATGGAATAGCCGATTTAGTCGTTGTAAAAACCGACAGGGTAATTATGGTGGCGCATAAATCCAAAGTAAATGATATAAAAGAACTGTTAAACAAATTGGAGCAAGATGGCAAATATCAACAATATCTCTAA
- a CDS encoding threonylcarbamoyl-AMP synthase yields the protein MKGADYNNCIEKAVDVLAKGGIILVPTDTVWGLMCDCENIDAIDSIFKMKKSKIKPLAVLCDSLECIENLDVELSTDAKAIIDAFWPGMLTIILKSRSDRFRYVMGSKKSIGVRIPNSQELTGLIRQYGKPLAATSANISGWSPPRTIEDIPDYIQSKVDYICRFNINPSGNASTVINCVSGEVKLIREGIIKFKNILQITGNHD from the coding sequence ATGAAAGGCGCTGATTACAATAACTGCATCGAAAAAGCCGTTGATGTATTAGCTAAGGGCGGCATTATTTTAGTTCCCACCGATACGGTATGGGGCTTGATGTGCGACTGCGAAAATATCGATGCGATTGATTCGATTTTCAAAATGAAAAAAAGCAAAATAAAACCATTAGCGGTTCTGTGCGATTCTCTCGAATGCATAGAAAATCTTGATGTGGAATTATCAACCGATGCCAAAGCGATTATCGACGCTTTTTGGCCGGGAATGCTAACCATAATACTAAAATCCCGCTCTGATAGATTTAGATATGTTATGGGGTCAAAAAAATCAATCGGAGTTAGAATTCCCAACTCGCAGGAACTAACTGGCCTTATTCGTCAATATGGAAAACCATTAGCCGCCACAAGTGCTAATATTTCCGGTTGGTCGCCGCCAAGAACCATTGAGGATATTCCTGATTATATACAATCAAAAGTAGATTATATATGCAGGTTTAATATAAATCCATCCGGAAACGCCTCAACAGTTATCAATTGCGTCTCCGGGGAAGTCAAGCTTATCCGGGAGGGGATTATCAAATTTAAAAATATTTTACAGATCACGGGGAATCATGACTGA